A single region of the Maylandia zebra isolate NMK-2024a linkage group LG17, Mzebra_GT3a, whole genome shotgun sequence genome encodes:
- the sema3c gene encoding semaphorin-3C isoform X2, which yields MDYRLLQMDEDQDRMYVGCKDHVLSMDINNITHGTLKLFWPASTTKIEECQMAGKDPTHGCGNFIRVVQPYNRTHLFMCGSGAYSPVCVYVNRGRRPEEQVFHIDSRTESGKGRCSFNPQVNTVSVMLNQELFSGMYIDFMGTDAAIFRSLTKRNAVRTDQHNSKWLSEPIFIDAHLIPDGTDPNDSKLYFFFRERLTDNSGNTKNIHTMVARVCPNDIGGQRSLVNKWTTFLKARMVCSVVEEDGTETHFDELESVFLLETDLPKGLLVFGVFTSTSSVFKGSAVCVYNMADILTVFNGPFAHREGPNFQWIAFQGRIPYPRPGTCPGGAFTPDIQTTKEFPDDVVTFVRNHPVMFNAIYPVGRRPLVVRTNADYKYTAVAVDQVMAADGNYQVLFLGTDKGTIQKVIVLPSNHSLHDDLILEELEVFKNKAPVTNLRISSKKQQLYASSEFGVSQVSLHRCQAYGSACADCCLARDPYCAWDGLSCSRFYPTGKRRSRRQDIMHGNPLTQCRGFNLKAYRNAVEMTQYGVKNNTTFLECLPKSPQASIRWLIQRDNDRRKEVKLSDRVLSTEHGLLIRSVQLSDQGLYYCLTSENGFKRTVAKIRLHVLSEAMVSMLTDKQQSPWAWTSSLHPKVLLAAFSPAENLAVQQYCKERKELKNLQQRQQQQPSEPPGPLRGDLAKLKPLLDRRKSRNRRNHPED from the exons CACGGCTGTGGGAACTTCATCCGGGTGGTGCAGCCTTATAACAGAACTCATCTGTTCATGTGTGGCAGTGGAGCGTATAGTCCCGTCTGTGTGTATGTCAACAGGGGCCGCAGACCAGAG GAACAAGTATTTCACATTGACTCCAGGACAGAGTCAGGAAAAGGGAGGTGCTCCTTCAATCCACAAGTGAATACAGTCTCTGTCATGCTCA ATCAGGAGCTGTTCTCAGGCATGTACATTGACTTCATGGGGACAGATGCTGCCATCTTCAGGAGCCTAACCAAGAGAAATGCAGTGCGGACAGATCAGCACAACTCTAAGTGGCTTAGTG AGCCCATTTTCATCGACGCCCACCTCATACCAGATGGAACAGACCCCAATGACTCcaaattgtattttttcttcCGCGAGAGGCTAACAGATAACAGTGGAAATACTAAGAATATCCACACCATGGTGGCCAGAGTGTGTCCG AATGATATTGGCGGACAGCGCAGCCTGGTCAATAAATGGACCACCTTTCTTAAAGCCAGGATGGTTTGTTCAGTTGTGGAGGAGGATGGCACGGAAACCCATTTTGATGAACTTG AAAGTGTGTTTTTGCTGGAAACGGATCTGCCCAAGGGCCTGTTGGTGTTTGGCGTGTTCACTTCCACAAG CTCCGTGTTTAAAGGCTCAGCAGTGTGCGTGTACAACATGGCGGACATTCTCACAGTCTTCAACGGGCCCTTCGCTCATAGAGAAGGGCCCAACTTTCAGTGGATTGCATTCCAGGGGCGCATCCCCTACCCAAGGCCTGGAACT TGTCCTGGTGGAGCCTTCACACCTGACATTCAGACAACAAAGGAGTTCCCAGATGATGTGGTGACCTTTGTCCGCAACCATCCTGTAATGTTTAACGCCATCTATCCGGTGGGGAGGAGACCCCTGGTGGTTCGTACGAATGCTGATTATAAATACACGGCAGTGGCTGTGGACCAGGTCATGGCCGCTGACGGCAACTACCAGGTGCTCTTCCTTGGCACAG ACAAAGGTACAATACAGAAGGTGATTGTGCTACCCAGCAACCATTCCCTGCATGACGATCTGATCCTGGAGGAGCtggaagtgtttaag AATAAGGCTCCTGTTACAAACTTAAGAATATCCTCTAAAAAA CAACAGCTGTACGCCAGCTCGGAGTTCGGGGTCTCGCAGGTCTCCCTGCACCGTTGTCAGGCTTACGGCTCAGCTTGCGCTGACTGCTGCCTCGCCAGAGACCCCTACTGTGCCTGGGATGGACTGAGCTGCTCCCGCTTCTACCCCACTGGCAAAAG GAGAAGCAGAAGGCAGGATATTATGCATGGAAATCCACTCACTCAGTGTAGAGGATTCAATTTAAAAG CCTACAGGAACGCAGTGGAGATGACACAGTACGGCGTAAAAAACAACACCACTTTTCTGGAGTGTCTTCCCAAGTCTCCTCAGGCGTCTATTCGCTGGCTGATTCAGCGAgacaatgacagaagaaaagag GTTAAGCTGAGTGACCGCGTCCTCTCCACCGAGCACGGCCTCCTCATCCGCTCTGTGCAGCTGTCCGACCAGGGTCTTTACTACTGCCTGACCTCCGAGAATGGCTTTAAACGCACTGTCGCCAAAATCCGTTTGCATGTGCTGAGTGAAGCCATGGTGAGCATGCTGACAGACAAGCAGCAGTCGCCTTGGGCATGGACCAGCTCTTTGCACCCCAAGGTCCTTTTGGCAGCCTTCAGTCCCGCAGAGAACCTGGCAGTGCAACAATACTGCAAAGAGAGAAAGGAGCTCAAGAACCTCCaacagaggcagcagcagcagccatcgGAGCCGCCCGGACCTCTCAGAGGGGATTTGGCCAAACTGAAACCATTGCTGGACCGGAGGAAGAGCCGCAATAGACGCAATCACCCAGAGGACTGA